A window of Cystobacter fuscus DSM 2262 genomic DNA:
GATCGTGGACGATGTAGGCACCTTCACGGATATCGCTCTCAGACGCGGAGGACGATGGCGGATGGTTCTCGCCCACAGCGTTCCCCTGTCGGCCTCCCCCTGAGTCCTGGTGGTTCTTCAAACAAACCTCCAATCGCTGCTCAACCGCGCGAAGTCTGGCGACTACCGATGCTTCTCGTTCAGTCCAGTAATCGCCTCCACCAGCGACGTGCCTCGTCTGCGGTAAAGCGCATGTCGGAGTAACGCGGCGGCTTATCGGACAAGGTCCTTTCCGACAAGCTCAGGGGCTCGAGCCAGGGCTCCAGCAGTCGCGCGAGGTCGCGGTACGCGGGAAGGGTCTGTCCGATGGACAGGTCTCCCGCCTCGGGGCGCTCGCCCAGAGAGACAATGACGCGCTCCCCATCGAGTTCGTGCACGGTCGTTTCCGGAGCATGGAGGCGGGAACGAAGGGCAGCGGCTCCACCGAGCTGGCCGAGCACGGGCTGCGCGAGGAAATTGAGCCAATGGACGCCATCGACTCGGGTGCCGAGACGCGTCGGAGGAAGCCAGGCCGTGCGCAGATCAATCCCCGGGTATCGGGCGAGTTCGGCGCGGAGGGGTTCGTCCATGGCACTCAGCATCCAGTAGAAGTGGAGAGCAAGGCCCACGTGACCCGAGGCGAATCGAAGCTGAGACGCCATGTCCAGGGCCAGTTCGCGCACCTTCATGGGGCCATGCGACTCCAGGTACTCGGTGGGGAGCGTCGCGGTGAGGAGGCTCACGGAGTCTGGCGAGGGGATACGCCAGGGAAGGCGGGCTTGGTACCAAAGTTGGTAGCCGTTGCGACCACGCAATCCTCCATCCAGAAGCAGTTGAGTGGCGTAGCCCCTCTTTTCCAGCCGGCGAGCAGTCGCCTCG
This region includes:
- a CDS encoding type VI immunity family protein gives rise to the protein MHLAFYLPHDHPDIASGVNHAVESYLRAVGQGPGTLHHAVINDDEGDALTEERWSYIRELLLPERPFRFIEELDEATARRLEKRGYATQLLLDGGLRGRNGYQLWYQARLPWRIPSPDSVSLLTATLPTEYLESHGPMKVRELALDMASQLRFASGHVGLALHFYWMLSAMDEPLRAELARYPGIDLRTAWLPPTRLGTRVDGVHWLNFLAQPVLGQLGGAAALRSRLHAPETTVHELDGERVIVSLGERPEAGDLSIGQTLPAYRDLARLLEPWLEPLSLSERTLSDKPPRYSDMRFTADEARRWWRRLLD